Proteins encoded in a region of the Pocillopora verrucosa isolate sample1 chromosome 11, ASM3666991v2, whole genome shotgun sequence genome:
- the LOC131794420 gene encoding protein rolling stone isoform X1, with amino-acid sequence MWRTELQDFKEEFQLIQFRLIYSNSGDFAESPWFNVSVIFTYRLIVAVYCLAWIIYSGFHPANINHKWFIYLTNWSFLFVTLYFVLSTVITAVYYRGECRQGEYEIRSPEPIPLRRSRSGISRSSDIDTRDKSREETRAKSESRDSTRENARSREEVKASVNPLEVMQELPMSRYHEALWVIYNIAANTALLITATNWDYSGFQMDGLIVTTQILNTVFILIETLLGTVPLRLFHVIHPMLFTTVYIMVTVVYWANGGTNILGQPYIYSKLDYSGNPTQSIGTILGFFFVGHPLTQLVLFIVFRVRHWLSKKFSKKLIW; translated from the exons ATGTGGAGAACGGAGCTTCAAGACTTCAAGGAAGAATTTCAACTTATACAATTCCGTTTAATCTACTCAAACTCTGGCGATTTTGCCGAGTCCCCG TGGTTTAATGTTTCCGTGATATTCACATACCGCCTTATAGTTGCTGTTTACTGCCTCGCCTGGATTATTTACAGCGGTTTTCACCCAGCTAACATAAATCACAAGTGGTTTATTTACCTCACCAACTGGAGTTTCTTGTTTGTGACATTATACTTCGTATTATCCACTGTAATAACAGCGGTGTACTACAGAGGCGAATGTAGACAGGGCGAATATGAAATCAGAAGTCCAGAACCAATTCCATTGAGGCGATCTCGTTCAGGAATTTCGCGTTCATCAGACATAGATACACGCGATAAGTCGCGTGAAGAGACACGCGCAAAGTCAGAATCTCGAGATTCCACGCGAGAGAATGCAAGAAGTCGAGAGGAGGTTAAAGCTTCGGTAAATCCGCTGGAAGTTATGCAAGAGCTTCCTATGTCTCGTTATCATGAAGCATTATGGGTAATATACAACATTGCTGCAAATACGGCCTTACTCATTACTGCAACAAACTGGGACTACTCTGGTTTTCAAATGGATGGATTGATAGTTACCACTCAAATCCTCaatactgtttttattttgatcgaGACTTTACTGGGAACAGTTCCACTTCGTTTATTTCACGTAATTCATCCAATGCTTTTTACTACTGTCTACATCATGGTTACTGTAGTTTACTGGGCGAATGGTGGTACAAACATCTTAGGTCAACCttatatttattcaaaattagaCTACAGCGGAAATCCAACGCAGAGTATTGGGACCATCCTTGGGTTCTTCTTTGTTGGTCATCCGCTGACCCAACTTGTTTTATTCATTGTGTTTCGGGTTCGGCATTGGTTGAGCAAGAAATTTAGCAAAAAACTTATTTGgtga
- the LOC131794420 gene encoding protein rolling stone isoform X2 translates to MLVTVPDLTEFANSYSQLTDLISNSQPVKWFNVSVIFTYRLIVAVYCLAWIIYSGFHPANINHKWFIYLTNWSFLFVTLYFVLSTVITAVYYRGECRQGEYEIRSPEPIPLRRSRSGISRSSDIDTRDKSREETRAKSESRDSTRENARSREEVKASVNPLEVMQELPMSRYHEALWVIYNIAANTALLITATNWDYSGFQMDGLIVTTQILNTVFILIETLLGTVPLRLFHVIHPMLFTTVYIMVTVVYWANGGTNILGQPYIYSKLDYSGNPTQSIGTILGFFFVGHPLTQLVLFIVFRVRHWLSKKFSKKLIW, encoded by the exons ATGTTGGTTACTGTACCCGACTTAACCGAATTTGCTAACAGTTATTCACAACTCACTGATTTGATTAGCAACAGCCAACCTGTAAAG TGGTTTAATGTTTCCGTGATATTCACATACCGCCTTATAGTTGCTGTTTACTGCCTCGCCTGGATTATTTACAGCGGTTTTCACCCAGCTAACATAAATCACAAGTGGTTTATTTACCTCACCAACTGGAGTTTCTTGTTTGTGACATTATACTTCGTATTATCCACTGTAATAACAGCGGTGTACTACAGAGGCGAATGTAGACAGGGCGAATATGAAATCAGAAGTCCAGAACCAATTCCATTGAGGCGATCTCGTTCAGGAATTTCGCGTTCATCAGACATAGATACACGCGATAAGTCGCGTGAAGAGACACGCGCAAAGTCAGAATCTCGAGATTCCACGCGAGAGAATGCAAGAAGTCGAGAGGAGGTTAAAGCTTCGGTAAATCCGCTGGAAGTTATGCAAGAGCTTCCTATGTCTCGTTATCATGAAGCATTATGGGTAATATACAACATTGCTGCAAATACGGCCTTACTCATTACTGCAACAAACTGGGACTACTCTGGTTTTCAAATGGATGGATTGATAGTTACCACTCAAATCCTCaatactgtttttattttgatcgaGACTTTACTGGGAACAGTTCCACTTCGTTTATTTCACGTAATTCATCCAATGCTTTTTACTACTGTCTACATCATGGTTACTGTAGTTTACTGGGCGAATGGTGGTACAAACATCTTAGGTCAACCttatatttattcaaaattagaCTACAGCGGAAATCCAACGCAGAGTATTGGGACCATCCTTGGGTTCTTCTTTGTTGGTCATCCGCTGACCCAACTTGTTTTATTCATTGTGTTTCGGGTTCGGCATTGGTTGAGCAAGAAATTTAGCAAAAAACTTATTTGgtga